A window of Microbacterium hominis genomic DNA:
CGAGCTGAAGAGCCTGCCGTACGAGATCTTCATCGGCGCGCTGTCGATCCTGTCCATCGTCAACCTCGTGCTCATCGTGGTGTTCGCCGCCGACGGCGCGGTGCAGACGATCCTCTACACGATGAATGCGCTGCTGAGCGCGATCCTGTTCGGCGACTTCCTCTATCGGCTCTTCACCGCCGAATCGGCGCTGCGCTACTTCTTCCGCGGGTTCGGATGGGCCGACCTGATCGCCAGCGTCCCGCTGCCGGGACTCAAGGTGCTGCGGCTGTTCCGGCTCGGGCGCGTCATCCGCCTGGTCTCGCACGTGGGGGCGCGCACGATCTGGCTCACGCTCACGCGAGACCGCGCGAACAGCACGCTCCTCACGCTGCTGCTGATGGGCGTGCTCGTGATGCAGTTCGGAAGCATCGCCGTACTCGCGATCGAGGGGCACGCCGAAGGCGCGAACATCACCACGGCGGCCGACGCCCTCTGGTACACGCTCGTGACGATCTCGACCGTCGGCTACGGGGACCACTACCCGGTCACGAATGCGGGCAAACTCGTCGGCGCTCTCATCATCGTCGTGGGGGTCGGCATCTTCGGCACCTTCACCGGGTACCTGGCGAATCTGTTCCTCTCTCCCGCATCGGGCGACGACGATGCCCCCACCGCGGACGCGGTCGTCTTCCCGGAGCAGGTCGGGGCGGATGCCAGCCGGGCGGCGCAGCTTCGCACGCTGCTGGCGAGGTCGGAGGAGACCGTGGCGGAGCTGCAGCGGCTGCTGCGGGAGGAGCGCGAGGACGGGGCCGGCGCGAAGGACTGACTCAGACGGCGGGACGCTCGTGGATGTCCGTCTCCAGCGTCGCGCCGTTGAGATCGAGGTACACGTGGCGCTCCGTGACCGACAGCGTGGCGCTGTTGCGTCGCGCGATCGCCGCTGTGGCGGCATCCACGAATCCGGGGTCGAAGCTGAAGACCGAGATCGCGTCGCCGCGGTGGATCTTCTTGCCGGCGTACAGCGCCGTCACCTTCTCGGGGTCGCGGTGCGTGTAGACGGCGACGCGCGGAGACCGGAGGCTGCCGGTGTGCAGGCGCGCGGCATCCGGCGCCCCGACCTCGATCCAGGCGGTGAGACGTCCCGTGGGGTCGCGCACGAGCACCGCGGGCTCGTCGGTCGCCGCGACGCCCTCGCTGAACGAGATTCCCTCCTCGTACTCGAGGCAGTACGCGAGCAGCCGCGTCAGCATGAACGCGTCGGTCTCGGAGGGATGCCGCGCCACGCGCAGCACCAGAGTCTCGTACACACCCCGATCCACGTCGGCGAGCTGGACATCGAAAGTGTGGATCGTCGCGCCTGCGGCCATGACGATCGAGCCTACGCGGCGCACGCGCGCGGAAAGAATCTCTAGGGAGTTCGGGGCCTTTCGCCTATCGTCTGTGCCATGGCAACTGGGGACAATGCCGTTCTGGGGTCGTGGGCGAGAGTGCGGCGGATTCTGATCGTGGCGGGGGTGCTCGTCGTCTGGCTCGCGATCTTCGCGGTCGGAGGACGCACGTTCAGCCAGCTGAACGATCTGGGGACGAACGATCGCGTGCAGTTCCTGCCCGCGAGCGCGGAATCGACGCTGGTCAACGAGGCGCAGGCGGAGTTCCGCGCGGAGGGATTCATCTACGCCGTCGCGGTCTTCACCTTCGATGAGCCACTCGAGGGCCACGACTCCGCGCTGATCGCGCGGGACGTGCAGCGGATGGAGCCGATCGAGGGGGTCCCGATCTTCCGATCGACGCCTCTCATCGTCGCCGACGACGGGCTCGCCGCGGAGATGGTGATACCCATCGAGTCGGAGGGCGCGGTCGACGAGGCGGTCGCGGGTCTGCGGGCGAATCTCGCCGACGCGGTGCCGACGGCGGCGGCGGTCTATGTGACCGGCCCGGCCGGCTTCACCGCCGACATCATCGCGGCCTTCGCCGGGATCGACGGTCTGCTGCTGCTGGTCGCGCTCGGAGCCGTGCTGCTCATCCTCATCATCGTCTACCGCTCGCCGATCCTGCCGCTGCTCGTGCTGTTCACGAGCCTGTCCGCCCTCTGCGGAGCGGTGCTCGTCGTGGCATCCCTCGCCCGATCGGACGTGATCCTGCTCGCGGGACAGACCCAGGGAATCCTCCTGATCCTCGTGGTCGGCGCGACGACGAACTACGCGCTGCTCTACGTGTCGCGCTATCGGGAGGCGCTGCGCGTGCACCCCTCGCGGTGGCGGGCGACCGCCGAGGCGCTGCGGCGCAGCTGGCAGCCGATCCTCGCATCCGGTCTCACCGTGATCGCGGCGCTGCTGGTGCTGCTGTTCAGCCAACTCGACTCCAACCGCACGCTCGGCCCGATCGCCTCGATCGGCATCCTCTTCGCGTTGGCGGCGAGCTTCACCCTGCTCCCGACCCTGCTGGCGCTGTTCGGGCGCGTCGCCTTCTGGCCGCGGCGGATCCGGCCGGCCGCGGGGGAGGGGCCCGTCGACGCGATGGCGGGCTCCGGCCTCTGGGTGCGCCTGGCGGCCCTCATCCGGCGGTCCCATCGCAAGGTCTGGATCATCACGGGTGTCGCGCTCCTGGTGCTGTGCGCCGGCATCACGCAGCTGCGGGCAGACGGTTCGCCGTCGAGCGAGTACGTGCTCGGGCAGTCGGATGCGCGCGACGGGCTCGCCGTGCTCGCCGAGCACTACCCGGCCGGTGCCGGGACACCCGCGATCGTCATCGTCGACACCGCGCGCATGCTCGACGCGACCGCGGCGATCCTCGACGTCGAGGGCGTCGACCATGTGCGCATCGCGACCCTCGGCGGGCCGACGCCCATCACCGCCGAGGGCATCCAGCCCTTCGCGGCGGGCGCGGGCATCGCGCTGGCGCCCATCGTGGTCGACGACGAGGTGCTGCTCGAGGTGACCCTCGACGACGCCGCGGACTCGCTCGCGGCCGAGCAGACCGTGCGTGACCTCAGGGGCGCATTGGATGCCGTGGGCACCGACCTGCTCGTCGGCGGCCCCACCGCCGTCGACCTGGATGCCAACGCCGCGGCCGCCTCGGACCGTGCGATCATCATTCCGCTGGTGCTGCTGGCGATCACCCTCATCCTGATGCTGCTGCTGCGCTCGCTCGTCGCGCCGCTGCTGGTCATCGGCACGGTCGTGCTGTCGTTCGGCGCCGCACTCGGCGGTTCCGCCATCGTCTTCAACACGGTGTTCGGGTTCACCGGAGCCGATCCCACCGTTCCGCTGTTCGCGTTCGTGTTCCTCATCGCCCTCGGCGTCGACTACAACATCTTCCTGATGACGCGCGCCCGCGAAGAGACCTCGACCCACGGGGCACGCGAGGGGATCCTGCGCAGCCTCGTGCTCACCGGGGGTGTCATCACCTCTGCGGGGATCGTGCTGGCGGCCACGTTCGCGGCGCTCGGCGTGCTTCCGCTGCTCTTCCTCGCCCAGATCGCGTTCATCGTGGCGTTCGGCGTGCTTCTGGACACGTTCGTCGTGCGTACGCTGCTGCTGCCCGCGGCGGCCTACGACCTCGGCAGACGCACCTGGTGGCCCAGTCGGCTCTCGCGCGATGATCCTCCGCGAGAGGATCTGCCGGCTCCTGTGGCCGAAGAGCGACTCGAGCCGGTCGCGGGGTGACACCGACGCTGACGCGGGAGTAAGGTCTGGTCCATGTCTGGGGGAGCAGCCCGCGTTCGCGGTGCCGTCGCGGCGGCACTCGTCGCGTTCGTGCTGCTGCTGGCCGGCGATGTCGTCGAGACCGACCGGCGGGGAGAGTCCTCGCCCACGACCACGCTGTCGGCGGACCAGGCAGTGTGGGTGGCCGATGACGTCACCGATGACGGGCTCGTCTGGCTGAGTCCGGTCGATGACCCTCTCGTCGCCTTCTTCGCCGCCCTCACCCTCCTCATCGGCGTCGTCTCCCGAGTGGCCGGCTCTCCGGCCGCGGCGCGGGCGCCGCCCGTCCCCGGTCGGCGGCCGGGCTTCGGTCGCGGGGATGTGGGGTCGATTCCGGACCTCGCCGCGTCGCGCGGTGAAGGGATCATGCAGCGCGCGGTGAAACGGACCGCAGGCAATTCTGTGTATTTGCTTGAAGTTCGCCAACGGGTGGAGTAGAAACACTCGTGTAGCCGGCCGCCCACCGGTTACCGGACGGCGATCAAAACTGGGGAACGTCGCCCGTCAACTGGGGAAATGGTGCTCGCACCGGCATGGAGGCCGTTGCCGTGGACGCTCACGCAACCGATCCGACTGTCCGTACGCCGTGGGGAAGGGCCGCCGTCGCGGTCCTGGCCGCCGCGGCCATGATCATTACGATGCTGATGGCATCGCCACCACCACCGGCGATAGCCGCGACAGATGACGATCCCTCTTTCGTCCTCACGCAGAACGACCTCGAATTCATCCTCCGCAACATCCAGATCTCCGAGGCCCACGCTGCCGATGTCCTGGATCCCTCGAACTACGAACTCCTCTGCGATCTCCCCGACGATCTCGCGCAGAACTGCGTGAACGACGCAGCCCGCCCCGCGGGCGTGCGCACCGTCGACGGATCGTTCAACAACCTCCTCATCGATCAGTCCGAATTCGGAGCCGCCGACAACGTGTTCCCGCGTCTGCTGGGAACCGAGTGGCGCCAGGCCGACCCGGAGGTGCTCGATCTGGGCTTCGAGGCGAACGCACCCGGCATCAGCGATGCCTGCGACCCCGGCACGACCTGCTACGAGCAGATCGAGGGCAACGTCTACGACGCCCACCCTCGGCAGATCAGCAACCTGATCGTCGACCAGACGACGGACAACCCGGCGATCGTGAACCAGCTCGACGCTGGGACCGCCATCCCGGTTCCCGGCACCAACCGGGTGATCATCCCCAACAGCGCCCCCGACGAGGCCCTCTCCGCCCCGTTCAACACGTTCCTGGGCTTCTTCGGCCAGTTCTTCGACCACGGCCTCGACCTGGTCCGCAAGGGCGGCAACGGCACCCTGATCGTCCCGCTCGATGAGGACGACCCGCTGTTCTGCACGCCCGAGGGCGTTCGCGTCGACGGCATCGACTGCGACCCGGACACGTACTCGAACTTCCTCACGCTCTCCCGCGCGACGCGCTTCGAGGACTCGACCGAGCACACGAACCTGACGTCGCCGTTCATCGACCAGAACCAGACGTACGCGTCGGTGCCCTCTCACCAGGTGTTCCTGCGCGAGTACGAGCTCGTCGACGGAGTCCCGGCAGCGACCGGCCGGCTCATCGAGGGCGTCAACGGCGGAATGTCGAAGTGGCGCGACCTCAAGAACCAGGCGCGCGACATCCTCGGCATCAACCTGACCGACGCCGACCTCCTCGATGTTCCGCAGATCGCGGTCGACCCCTACGGTAACTTCATCCCGGGGGCGAACGGCTACCCGCAGTACGTCGTCGAAGGCGGCGGACTCGTCTCGGCCGCCCCGGGCGGCGTCGACGTGCCAGACAACGTGCTCGGCACCGGTCACGGCTTCCTCGACGACATCGCGCACGGCGCGACGCCGGTCATCGACGACGACGGGAACCTGGTGCCGCGGTTCGACGAGAACGGCGACCCGATCCTCGACGAGAACGGCGAGCCGGTCCTCACCGGTTACGACAATGCGATCCTCAACGAGCACTTCATGGCCGGTGACGGTCGCGTGAACGAGAACATCGGCCTCACCGCGGTGCACCACGTGTTCCACTCCGAGCACAACCGCATGGCCGGTCAGATCGAGGACGTGCTGAACGGGCTGCGTCCCGAGCTCGAGGCGCAGGACTCCGACGAGCGCGGCGGCATCGCCGAGTTCGCGAAGGCCTTCCGCGGCGAGCCGCACAGCTACGCGTCGGACAAGGCGGGAGAAGACCTTCCCGGGTACTTCCCGGCGGGAGGAGACCCGGCGTCGCTCCCGGACGGCTGGAACGCCGATGACTGGAGCTACCACGAGCGTCTGTTCCAGGCGGCGAAGTTCGCCACGGAGATGCAGTACCAGCACCTGGTGTTCGAGGAGTTCGGTCGCAAGATCGCGCCGCAGATCGATCCGATCGTCGGCAACGAGAACTCCTACAACGCCGCGGTCGATGCATCGATCACCGCTGAGTTCGCCCACGTCGTCTACCGCTTCGGCCACTCGCTGATGACCGAGGAGATCGGTCGCGAAGCGGTCGAGGGCGGCGCGCCGATGGAAGATGTGCCGCTGCTCACCGGCTTCCTCAACCCGGAGCTGTTCGATGAGAACGGAACGCTCAGCCCGGACGAGGCGGCAGGATCCCTCATCAACGGCATGACCGGTCGGGTCGGCAGCCAGATCGACGAGCACGTCGTCGATGTGCTGCGCAACAACCTCCTGGGTCTGCCGCTCGATCTGCCCACGATGAACCTCCTGCGCGGACGCGACACCGGTGTGCCGGGTCTGCAGGAAGCTCGCGCGACGTTCTTCGGGGCGACCGGCGATCCGGCTCTCCGTCCGTACACGAGCTGGGACGACTTCGGCCGCAACACCAAGAACGGAGACAACTTCGGTCGCGGTGGCGAGCGTGCGTCGCTGGTCAACTTCATCGCCGCCTACGGCACGCACCCCACGGTGCAGGCCGCGACGACGATCGATGAGAAGCGCGAGGCGGCATCGCTGCTGGTCAACGGTGCACCGGCCGGCCAGGAGTTCACGGTGCGTCTGGCAGGCACCGATCGCTTCCAGACGGCCGCGACGGTGAGCCAGCGCTCCTTCCCGGACGGAGGACCTGTCCCCGTCGCCTACATCACGAACGGCATGAACTTCCCCGACGGTCTGGCCGGCGGTGCCGCCGCTCGTGCGGAAGGCGGTCCGCTGCTGCTCGCGACGCACAGCGTCGACGGTGAGATCCCGTCGGCCACAGCGGCCGAGCTCGCGCGGCTGCAGCCTGAGCGCATCGTGATCCTCGGCGGCACCGGGGCGATCAGCGCCGAGACACAGGCAGTTCTCACGAACTACGCGACGAGCGGAGTGGTTGAGCGTCTGGGTGGAGCGACCCGCTTCGAGACCGCCGTGGCGATCAGTCAGCAGTTCGCGAACCCGGGTGTCGAGCGTGTGTTCGTCGCCAACGGCTTCAACTTCCCCGACGCCCTTTCGGCAGCGGCGGTTGCAGCCCGCGACGGATCACCGATCCTGCTGACGGCTCCGGACGCACTCGATGGAGCGACGCTCGCCGAGATCGACCGGCTCGACCCGACGGAGATCGTTCTGCTCGGGGGTACCGGCGTCGTCGGCCCCAACGTCGAGTCGCAGGTCACAGGCCTCGCGCCGACAGTGACGCGCATCGGTGGCGCAGACCGGTTCATCACCTCGGCGCTCATCAGCGAGACGTACTTCCCGGATGGAGCCGCGTCTGCGTTCATCACGACTGGGTTCAACTTCCCCGATGCGCTTGCTGCTGGCCCCGCTGCGGGTCTCGCAGGGGCCCCGATCCTGGTGAGCTTCCCGACCGTGATCCCGGGCGTAGTGATGACCGAGCTCGACCGGCTCAACCCCTCGCAGATCGCGGTGGTCGGCCTGCTGGGTGCTGTGTCGCTCGCTGCGGAGCAGCAGCTCCAGGTGTTCGCTCCGGCTCCCGTCGAAGCCCCCGCAGACCGACTGGACTTCCTGTTCAGCACGGGTGCCTGGGCCGGGCAGGAGACGGGCCTCGGCGACGTCGACTTCTGGATGGGCGGACTCGCGGAGCGGCTCGATCCGTTCGGCGGCATGCTGGGGTCGACGTTCAACTACGTGTTCGAGACGCAGCTCGAGAAGCTCCAGTTCGGTGACCGGTTCTACTACCTGTTCCGCAACCAGGGCGAGCAGCTGTTCGCGGCGCTGGAGGGCAACACCTTCAGCGACCTCATCCAGAGGAACACGGACGCGTCCAACCTGCCGGCCGACATCTTCGCCCTGCAGGACCCGATCGTCGACATCGACGAGCAGGCTGCGCTTCCCGCCGGTGAGCGGGAGCCGGGGCTGAGCCTCATCAACGGGCAGTGGCGGTGGCAGACCGACGCGCACGTCGAGATGCACGGCACCGCGGGCGATGACAACCTGCGCGGCGATGAGGGTGACGACAGCATCTGGGGTTACGACGGCAACGACCGGATCGAAGGCGGATCCGGAAACGACGCCCTCGTCGGCGGCCTGGGTGACGACATCCTGACCGACTCCTTCGGTGACGACAACATCAAGGGAAAGCAGGGCAACGACGCGATCAACACGGGTTCGGGCATCGACCTCGCGATCGGCGGTCTCGGTGACGACTTCATGGTCGACGGCGGTGGAGAGGCTTCGACCTACTTCGCCGGCATCGGAGATGACATCATCCTCGGCACGACCGGCCGGATCACCGTCTTCGGCGGCGAGTTCGACGACTGGCTCGAGGGCGGCGGCCACGCCGACCTCCTCCAGGGCGACAACGGCGATCAGTTCCAGAACGACACGCTCGGCGGCAATGACGTCGTGCTCGGTCGCCTCGGAAACGACGACGTGGAGGGCGAGGGCGGCGACGACATCATCGTCGGCACCCAGGTCGGCACGAACCGCCACCTCGGCGGTCTCGGATGGGACTGGCTGACCTACTACGGTCAGACCGCGAACGTCACCGCCGACATGGCCTTCACCCGCCTGTTCGAGCCGAACAACCCGCTGCGCTCGCGCTACGAGCAGCTCGAGGCCCTCTCGGGCGGGTCGGGCAACGACACGCTGCGCGGGCCGCTCGTCGCCCAGGAGTTCGCGCCGAACGAACTGCCGCACACGCAGGCGACCGAGGCGTCCCTCCAGCTGGTGGACGGCCTGGTCGAGATGCTGCGGCCGACGGTCGACGGAGTCCCGCAGGACTTCTCGACGCCGTTCATGCGAGGCACCGACCCGACCGACATCGTGGGCATGAGCCTGCCGATCATCGGCGGACCGGGCAACGACCTCATCGAGGGTCGCGGCGGCGATGACTACATCGACGGCGACGCGATGCTCCGGGTGCGGCTGACCGCCGGCGGGAACTTCTTCGACAGTGCAGCCCAGCTGCGTGCCGCAGTGTTCGCCGGCCAGCTCAACCCCGGCGACATCGACATCGCCCGCGACATCGTGGTCGATCCGAACGCGGCGACGGCGATCGACACCGCGATGTACGTCGGATCGGTTGCCGACTACCTCGTCGAGCCGATCGGATCGCTCACCTCGGGCTACACCCGGGTGACGCACACCGCGGCGACCACGCCGGCCAACAACACCGGTACGGATGTGCTGCACGGCATCGAGCGGATCCAGTTCGCCGACGCCTGCATCCAGATCACGGCCGGCGGCGACTGGGTCAACTGCAACAACCAGGTCGTGGCGGTCGTCATGGACAGCACCGACCCGGTCGAGGGAACCCCGGTGACCGCGCAGCTGTTCCAGTCGACGTCCCTCGGGGTCGCAACGGCCACGCCGTTCGACACCACCGGCGTCACCAACCTCCGCTTCACGTGGTGGGGTGGCGACGGCGAGGCGCCGAACGCGATCACGGACTGGCAGCCGCTCATCAACCCGCTGGGCTCGTCGTCTCCGA
This region includes:
- a CDS encoding cell wall-binding repeat-containing protein codes for the protein MLMASPPPPAIAATDDDPSFVLTQNDLEFILRNIQISEAHAADVLDPSNYELLCDLPDDLAQNCVNDAARPAGVRTVDGSFNNLLIDQSEFGAADNVFPRLLGTEWRQADPEVLDLGFEANAPGISDACDPGTTCYEQIEGNVYDAHPRQISNLIVDQTTDNPAIVNQLDAGTAIPVPGTNRVIIPNSAPDEALSAPFNTFLGFFGQFFDHGLDLVRKGGNGTLIVPLDEDDPLFCTPEGVRVDGIDCDPDTYSNFLTLSRATRFEDSTEHTNLTSPFIDQNQTYASVPSHQVFLREYELVDGVPAATGRLIEGVNGGMSKWRDLKNQARDILGINLTDADLLDVPQIAVDPYGNFIPGANGYPQYVVEGGGLVSAAPGGVDVPDNVLGTGHGFLDDIAHGATPVIDDDGNLVPRFDENGDPILDENGEPVLTGYDNAILNEHFMAGDGRVNENIGLTAVHHVFHSEHNRMAGQIEDVLNGLRPELEAQDSDERGGIAEFAKAFRGEPHSYASDKAGEDLPGYFPAGGDPASLPDGWNADDWSYHERLFQAAKFATEMQYQHLVFEEFGRKIAPQIDPIVGNENSYNAAVDASITAEFAHVVYRFGHSLMTEEIGREAVEGGAPMEDVPLLTGFLNPELFDENGTLSPDEAAGSLINGMTGRVGSQIDEHVVDVLRNNLLGLPLDLPTMNLLRGRDTGVPGLQEARATFFGATGDPALRPYTSWDDFGRNTKNGDNFGRGGERASLVNFIAAYGTHPTVQAATTIDEKREAASLLVNGAPAGQEFTVRLAGTDRFQTAATVSQRSFPDGGPVPVAYITNGMNFPDGLAGGAAARAEGGPLLLATHSVDGEIPSATAAELARLQPERIVILGGTGAISAETQAVLTNYATSGVVERLGGATRFETAVAISQQFANPGVERVFVANGFNFPDALSAAAVAARDGSPILLTAPDALDGATLAEIDRLDPTEIVLLGGTGVVGPNVESQVTGLAPTVTRIGGADRFITSALISETYFPDGAASAFITTGFNFPDALAAGPAAGLAGAPILVSFPTVIPGVVMTELDRLNPSQIAVVGLLGAVSLAAEQQLQVFAPAPVEAPADRLDFLFSTGAWAGQETGLGDVDFWMGGLAERLDPFGGMLGSTFNYVFETQLEKLQFGDRFYYLFRNQGEQLFAALEGNTFSDLIQRNTDASNLPADIFALQDPIVDIDEQAALPAGEREPGLSLINGQWRWQTDAHVEMHGTAGDDNLRGDEGDDSIWGYDGNDRIEGGSGNDALVGGLGDDILTDSFGDDNIKGKQGNDAINTGSGIDLAIGGLGDDFMVDGGGEASTYFAGIGDDIILGTTGRITVFGGEFDDWLEGGGHADLLQGDNGDQFQNDTLGGNDVVLGRLGNDDVEGEGGDDIIVGTQVGTNRHLGGLGWDWLTYYGQTANVTADMAFTRLFEPNNPLRSRYEQLEALSGGSGNDTLRGPLVAQEFAPNELPHTQATEASLQLVDGLVEMLRPTVDGVPQDFSTPFMRGTDPTDIVGMSLPIIGGPGNDLIEGRGGDDYIDGDAMLRVRLTAGGNFFDSAAQLRAAVFAGQLNPGDIDIARDIVVDPNAATAIDTAMYVGSVADYLVEPIGSLTSGYTRVTHTAATTPANNTGTDVLHGIERIQFADACIQITAGGDWVNCNNQVVAVVMDSTDPVEGTPVTAQLFQSTSLGVATATPFDTTGVTNLRFTWWGGDGEAPNAITDWQPLINPLGSSSPTYVPDADSVDLYLRVVVSLVGADSVYRQAASPISDTPVLGTVTPPEP
- a CDS encoding MMPL family transporter, translated to MATGDNAVLGSWARVRRILIVAGVLVVWLAIFAVGGRTFSQLNDLGTNDRVQFLPASAESTLVNEAQAEFRAEGFIYAVAVFTFDEPLEGHDSALIARDVQRMEPIEGVPIFRSTPLIVADDGLAAEMVIPIESEGAVDEAVAGLRANLADAVPTAAAVYVTGPAGFTADIIAAFAGIDGLLLLVALGAVLLILIIVYRSPILPLLVLFTSLSALCGAVLVVASLARSDVILLAGQTQGILLILVVGATTNYALLYVSRYREALRVHPSRWRATAEALRRSWQPILASGLTVIAALLVLLFSQLDSNRTLGPIASIGILFALAASFTLLPTLLALFGRVAFWPRRIRPAAGEGPVDAMAGSGLWVRLAALIRRSHRKVWIITGVALLVLCAGITQLRADGSPSSEYVLGQSDARDGLAVLAEHYPAGAGTPAIVIVDTARMLDATAAILDVEGVDHVRIATLGGPTPITAEGIQPFAAGAGIALAPIVVDDEVLLEVTLDDAADSLAAEQTVRDLRGALDAVGTDLLVGGPTAVDLDANAAAASDRAIIIPLVLLAITLILMLLLRSLVAPLLVIGTVVLSFGAALGGSAIVFNTVFGFTGADPTVPLFAFVFLIALGVDYNIFLMTRAREETSTHGAREGILRSLVLTGGVITSAGIVLAATFAALGVLPLLFLAQIAFIVAFGVLLDTFVVRTLLLPAAAYDLGRRTWWPSRLSRDDPPREDLPAPVAEERLEPVAG
- a CDS encoding ion transporter yields the protein MARKNRSELKSLPYEIFIGALSILSIVNLVLIVVFAADGAVQTILYTMNALLSAILFGDFLYRLFTAESALRYFFRGFGWADLIASVPLPGLKVLRLFRLGRVIRLVSHVGARTIWLTLTRDRANSTLLTLLLMGVLVMQFGSIAVLAIEGHAEGANITTAADALWYTLVTISTVGYGDHYPVTNAGKLVGALIIVVGVGIFGTFTGYLANLFLSPASGDDDAPTADAVVFPEQVGADASRAAQLRTLLARSEETVAELQRLLREEREDGAGAKD
- a CDS encoding YaeQ family protein is translated as MAAGATIHTFDVQLADVDRGVYETLVLRVARHPSETDAFMLTRLLAYCLEYEEGISFSEGVAATDEPAVLVRDPTGRLTAWIEVGAPDAARLHTGSLRSPRVAVYTHRDPEKVTALYAGKKIHRGDAISVFSFDPGFVDAATAAIARRNSATLSVTERHVYLDLNGATLETDIHERPAV